One window from the genome of [Clostridium] celerecrescens 18A encodes:
- a CDS encoding YhcH/YjgK/YiaL family protein, producing MIFDSAKNLDFYRSLGVDGRYEKAVNFLKNTDLESLAPGKYEIDGKNVFANVTEYTTVPWEEAKYEAHHNYTDIQYVISGSETMTYARIDELNEKVPYNEEKDVVFYDNENPGLKVVVKAGEYMIFNPWDGHKPKAAVSEPALIKKVIVKIKEN from the coding sequence ATGATTTTTGATTCGGCAAAAAACCTTGATTTTTACAGAAGCCTTGGAGTGGACGGAAGATACGAAAAGGCAGTTAATTTTCTTAAGAACACTGATTTAGAGAGCCTGGCGCCAGGCAAATATGAGATTGACGGCAAGAATGTTTTTGCGAATGTAACTGAGTATACGACGGTTCCTTGGGAGGAAGCCAAGTACGAAGCTCACCATAATTACACAGATATTCAATATGTGATATCCGGTTCTGAAACCATGACATATGCACGGATCGATGAACTGAATGAAAAGGTACCTTATAACGAAGAAAAAGATGTTGTATTTTACGACAATGAAAATCCAGGCTTAAAAGTAGTGGTAAAAGCTGGAGAATATATGATTTTCAATCCCTGGGATGGTCACAAGCCAAAAGCAGCTGTAAGTGAACCGGCTTTGATTAAAAAAGTGATTGTTAAGATCAAAGAGAACTAA
- a CDS encoding S8 family peptidase produces MQDQKLEVLLNLALSATPEEREKSGNLNVGYNPEEKTWDVIVKHSGDISNLSLVGIRVEQMVNEYSILTVPESLIDQLSALPQIEYVEKPKRLFFAINQAKSASCVNLVQQGSNPLTGRGVLVAIIDSGIDYYHADFRNDDGTTRIVALWDQTLDRVFTAEEINAALATGSRTEARKLVPTVDISGHGTAVASIAAGNGRENRGQYRGIAFESPLLVVKLGVPQEGGFPRTTELMRAVNFAVQQAVSMQMPLAINLSFGNTYGSHDGTSLLETFLDDLSNYGKTVIVVGTGNEGVAGGHISGVLTMSNPEEIELSVGGYQRSFSVQLWKSYADLFDISIITPSGVVIGPISSSLGPQTLNYGNTRILLYYGKPGPYSVAQEVYMDFLPLDTYIDSGIWKFRLTPRQIVEGKYDLWLPSAGVLSESTRFLRATPETTLTIPSTANKVISVGAYDDTYQSYADFSGRGFTRRTNLVKPDIAAPGVGIIAARAGGGYETVTGTSFATPFVTGSAALLMQWGIVDGRDPFLFGEKVKAYFIRGARPLPGITKYPNPELGYGALCVSDSLPV; encoded by the coding sequence ATGCAAGATCAAAAGCTGGAAGTCCTGTTAAATCTTGCCCTCAGCGCAACTCCTGAAGAGCGTGAAAAATCAGGCAATTTAAATGTAGGATATAATCCCGAGGAAAAAACATGGGATGTGATTGTAAAGCATTCCGGAGATATAAGCAATCTTTCCCTGGTGGGAATCCGTGTGGAACAAATGGTGAATGAATACTCTATACTTACCGTACCGGAATCCCTTATTGACCAGTTAAGTGCCTTGCCTCAAATCGAATATGTAGAGAAACCAAAGAGGCTGTTTTTTGCCATCAACCAGGCAAAGTCGGCCTCTTGTGTCAATCTGGTCCAGCAGGGAAGCAATCCTCTTACCGGAAGGGGCGTTTTGGTAGCTATTATTGATTCGGGAATTGATTATTACCACGCTGATTTCCGGAATGATGACGGTACGACCAGGATTGTAGCGCTGTGGGATCAGACACTGGACCGGGTGTTCACTGCAGAAGAAATCAATGCCGCCCTGGCTACCGGAAGCAGGACAGAGGCCAGAAAGCTGGTTCCAACCGTAGATATTTCCGGCCATGGCACAGCCGTGGCATCCATAGCGGCAGGAAACGGAAGGGAAAACAGGGGACAATACCGGGGAATTGCTTTTGAAAGCCCTCTTTTAGTTGTAAAGCTTGGAGTTCCTCAGGAAGGAGGATTTCCCAGGACCACAGAACTTATGCGTGCGGTTAATTTTGCGGTACAACAGGCTGTAAGTATGCAGATGCCTCTGGCCATTAACTTAAGCTTTGGAAATACTTATGGATCCCATGACGGCACCAGCCTTTTAGAGACATTCCTTGATGACTTATCCAATTACGGGAAGACGGTGATTGTGGTGGGAACGGGTAACGAAGGGGTGGCCGGCGGTCATATTTCCGGAGTTCTGACAATGTCAAATCCCGAGGAGATTGAGCTGAGCGTGGGAGGATACCAGCGAAGCTTCAGTGTACAGCTTTGGAAATCCTATGCGGATTTATTTGATATCAGCATTATAACACCTTCCGGAGTAGTGATCGGACCCATCAGCAGCAGCCTGGGGCCTCAAACCCTGAACTATGGAAATACAAGAATTTTACTGTATTATGGGAAGCCCGGACCATACAGTGTGGCGCAGGAAGTTTATATGGATTTCCTTCCCCTCGATACCTATATCGACAGCGGGATATGGAAATTCCGCCTGACTCCCAGACAGATCGTGGAAGGCAAATACGATCTCTGGCTCCCATCCGCCGGAGTGCTGAGTGAGTCTACCAGGTTTTTAAGAGCCACACCTGAAACCACTTTGACCATTCCCTCTACGGCCAACAAGGTCATTTCCGTGGGTGCATATGATGATACCTATCAGTCTTATGCGGATTTTTCCGGCAGAGGATTTACCAGGAGAACCAATCTGGTAAAACCGGATATTGCGGCTCCCGGAGTGGGGATCATTGCGGCAAGGGCCGGAGGCGGGTATGAAACGGTAACAGGTACGTCCTTTGCAACTCCTTTTGTCACCGGCAGCGCCGCCCTTTTGATGCAATGGGGAATTGTGGATGGAAGGGATCCGTTTTTGTTCGGGGAAAAGGTTAAGGCTTATTTCATTCGAGGTGCCAGGCCCTTGCCAGGAATTACGAAATATCCCAATCCTGAGCTTGGATACGGTGCTTTATGCGTGAGTGACAGCCTTCCTGTATAA
- a CDS encoding cell wall hydrolase has product MLTLRSILQQICQFFRGMSFKVTKRMYRSSAVFMAGAAIITVVAFTSAGFGSGGRNALTAFAETPESEDSPDKEEVKDETVNEETVTQEKAQIKLTEVRMQAQQLAGDFLEKDVILKQEQAEESKAEIERINTKIAMEEEAKRQAEEAAKKAAEAKKAAEEAAKKAEEEKAAHSTSVTQDDYQVLLKIVQAEAGICDDKGKILVANVIINRVKSGKFPDTVKGVVYEPSQFSPVSNGSINSVKVTDDTKQCVDRALSGEDYSNGALYFMNRGGSRRGAISWFDSHLTYLFQHGNHEFFK; this is encoded by the coding sequence ATGCTTACACTACGCTCTATCCTTCAACAGATTTGTCAATTCTTCAGAGGGATGTCCTTTAAGGTCACAAAGCGGATGTATCGTTCTTCCGCAGTTTTTATGGCGGGTGCGGCAATTATTACTGTTGTGGCGTTTACCTCAGCAGGATTTGGAAGCGGCGGCAGAAATGCTTTAACGGCATTTGCGGAAACGCCGGAGTCAGAAGACTCTCCGGATAAAGAAGAAGTAAAAGATGAAACAGTGAATGAAGAAACCGTTACCCAGGAAAAAGCCCAGATAAAACTTACGGAAGTCAGAATGCAGGCTCAACAGCTGGCCGGTGATTTCCTGGAAAAAGATGTGATCCTGAAACAGGAACAGGCGGAGGAGTCCAAGGCAGAGATTGAGCGAATCAATACGAAGATCGCCATGGAAGAAGAGGCTAAACGGCAGGCAGAGGAAGCAGCTAAAAAAGCGGCGGAAGCAAAGAAAGCGGCAGAAGAGGCAGCAAAGAAGGCAGAGGAAGAAAAGGCTGCTCATTCTACGTCAGTGACTCAGGACGATTATCAGGTCCTGCTGAAGATCGTGCAGGCGGAAGCCGGTATTTGCGACGACAAGGGTAAGATCCTTGTGGCCAACGTAATTATTAACCGCGTAAAGAGCGGAAAATTTCCCGACACGGTGAAAGGAGTCGTCTATGAACCCTCCCAGTTTTCACCGGTATCAAACGGCAGTATTAATTCCGTAAAAGTGACAGATGATACGAAACAGTGTGTTGACCGTGCGCTGTCAGGAGAGGATTATTCCAACGGAGCCCTGTATTTTATGAATCGGGGTGGCTCCAGAAGAGGTGCTATCAGCTGGTTTGATTCCCATCTGACTTATCTATTTCAGCATGGCAACCATGAATTTTTTAAATAA
- a CDS encoding SpoIID/LytB domain-containing protein has protein sequence MNKKTFIGFIVGIPLLVLILIIIILVNEPEPEGISRGVAYKSAALLLTDRESCEKMLKEHSQEYFPEKEQNNWYVKYMNYLYAGGYLDPHEIPAKSDTAEGFLTYKEAESLAEALVPGSGKRIHESSKKQNKKLPADEWWYLYEELRQALDKEGTIKVLDVFLYGTPTNVKTATAWTAYTSGGNFQFEGISLDSYIDWELKLLVKGNEIIALKEAVTDSITYKNVWLTTGTGGTFGVYLGSVERTFPLEASLGQPEDFANNIADISLKRGSLQKVTLKKKKISGKVLAVKDDSVEVEGYGSLKLDKDFKVYRLYGQFEERSVSDILVGYDIQDFVVAHGRICAALLVREFDAKSIRVLLMSTNFQSIFHPSVTLSAESGLLLTYGEKEVKVPPKAEVIIDTSDERLKDGRIVIAPLEKGDSISVNSIQRSYGTPAYDGTIEIRKEADGLLLVNELYLEDYLTKVVPSEMPDSYEKEALKAQAVCARTYAFRQIQSNTYSKYGAHVDDSTRFQVYNNLQAASKTEEAVRETYGKLLFYNDKPIEAFYFSTSCGHTTDGSIWGGDPAGFPYLDGSLLQDSRGVLNLSTNSDFDEFIKKKDYPAFDSGFPMYRWETTVTNRQLEEEITEVGSILNITVTERGVGGIVKKLRVEGSDGVMTINGEGQVRAKLGNKYMSITKLDGTLMKNFDSLPSAYIAIENQGVDDNNITTFHIYGGGFGHGVGMSQNGAQAMAKGGKNFEDILKFFYHDTEVREAEQSKE, from the coding sequence ATGAATAAAAAGACATTTATCGGATTTATAGTCGGTATTCCTCTTTTGGTTTTGATTCTCATTATTATTATTCTGGTAAATGAACCGGAACCGGAGGGAATATCAAGGGGGGTAGCATATAAGTCAGCTGCACTTCTTCTTACCGATAGAGAAAGCTGTGAAAAAATGCTGAAGGAACATAGCCAGGAATACTTTCCGGAAAAGGAACAGAATAACTGGTATGTGAAATACATGAATTACCTGTATGCAGGCGGTTATCTTGACCCCCATGAAATTCCGGCAAAAAGTGATACTGCGGAAGGCTTTCTGACCTATAAAGAGGCGGAAAGCCTGGCGGAGGCTCTGGTTCCTGGATCAGGAAAGAGGATTCATGAAAGCAGCAAAAAACAAAATAAGAAACTTCCGGCTGATGAATGGTGGTATTTGTATGAAGAACTGAGGCAGGCACTGGATAAGGAAGGAACGATCAAAGTGCTTGACGTATTTCTTTATGGCACTCCTACCAATGTAAAAACTGCAACAGCCTGGACTGCCTATACCAGCGGGGGAAATTTTCAATTTGAAGGCATCAGCCTGGATTCTTACATAGACTGGGAGTTAAAGCTCCTGGTAAAAGGCAATGAGATCATTGCATTAAAAGAAGCGGTGACAGATTCCATAACCTATAAAAATGTCTGGCTGACCACAGGAACTGGAGGTACATTCGGTGTATACCTGGGATCAGTGGAACGTACTTTTCCCCTTGAGGCCTCTTTGGGGCAGCCGGAGGATTTTGCCAATAATATTGCGGATATCAGTTTAAAAAGAGGGAGCCTTCAAAAGGTTACCTTAAAGAAAAAGAAGATATCGGGGAAGGTTCTTGCGGTGAAGGATGATTCTGTTGAGGTTGAGGGGTATGGCAGCTTAAAGCTGGATAAAGATTTTAAGGTATACCGGTTATACGGTCAGTTTGAAGAGCGCAGTGTCTCTGATATTCTTGTAGGATATGATATACAGGATTTTGTTGTTGCCCATGGCAGGATATGTGCTGCCTTACTGGTAAGGGAATTTGATGCTAAGAGCATTCGTGTCCTTTTGATGAGCACCAATTTCCAGTCTATCTTCCATCCGTCAGTAACCCTGTCTGCTGAAAGTGGTCTGTTATTGACCTATGGCGAGAAGGAGGTAAAGGTGCCTCCAAAGGCAGAAGTAATTATTGATACCTCAGATGAGCGGCTAAAGGATGGACGTATTGTAATCGCACCTTTAGAAAAAGGAGATTCCATTTCCGTTAATTCCATCCAGAGGTCCTATGGCACCCCGGCCTATGACGGAACGATTGAGATACGTAAGGAAGCCGATGGGCTGCTATTAGTCAATGAGTTGTACCTGGAAGATTATCTGACTAAGGTTGTTCCCAGCGAGATGCCAGACAGCTATGAAAAGGAAGCTTTAAAAGCTCAGGCTGTCTGTGCCAGAACCTATGCGTTCCGTCAGATCCAGAGCAACACCTACAGCAAATACGGAGCCCATGTGGATGACAGTACCAGATTCCAGGTTTATAACAATCTGCAGGCTGCATCAAAAACAGAAGAAGCGGTACGCGAGACTTATGGAAAGCTGTTGTTTTATAACGATAAACCAATTGAAGCTTTTTATTTCTCAACCTCTTGCGGACATACAACCGACGGGAGCATATGGGGAGGAGATCCGGCTGGTTTTCCCTATCTTGATGGCAGCCTTCTTCAGGATAGCAGGGGAGTATTAAATTTGTCGACAAATTCTGATTTTGATGAATTTATAAAGAAAAAAGATTATCCAGCCTTTGATTCAGGTTTCCCCATGTACCGATGGGAAACCACTGTCACGAACCGGCAGCTGGAGGAAGAAATCACCGAAGTCGGGTCGATCCTGAATATTACTGTAACAGAACGGGGAGTAGGCGGAATTGTTAAAAAACTAAGGGTCGAGGGATCCGACGGCGTCATGACCATCAATGGGGAAGGACAGGTAAGGGCAAAGCTTGGAAATAAATATATGAGCATTACAAAGCTTGATGGTACGCTTATGAAGAATTTTGACTCCCTTCCCAGTGCCTATATTGCAATAGAAAATCAAGGCGTTGATGACAATAATATCACAACCTTTCATATCTATGGGGGAGGTTTTGGGCATGGTGTCGGAATGAGTCAGAATGGGGCTCAGGCCATGGCAAAGGGCGGAAAGAATTTCGAGGATATCCTGAAATTCTTCTATCATGACACGGAAGTGCGGGAGGCAGAGCAGAGTAAGGAATGA
- a CDS encoding AI-2E family transporter, translating to MKETKFRNYLCWGVTALSVIALSITFAFFLSRFQAVKGTVKIIVGILMPVIYGAVLAYLLLPVYNKSRDITVRLFSSRWKNGNGVKSISRAAATVVSLIFLFVIVVGLFWMIIPQIYTSVMGLQESLGENMNDLALWLQNMLEDNPSVERAVIPIYDRLTGQLQNWMTSDLVPNMSMLIGSLSSGLLSVVLVLKNILIGIIVMVYLLNIKGTLSAQGKKIIYSIFPIKTANQAIDEIRFVHRVFGGFITGKILDSLIIGIMCFFLLNAMNMPYTLLVSVIVGVTNVIPFFGPFIGAIPSAFLILLVSPIKCLYFLIFILLLQQFDGNILGPKILGQSTGLPSFWVLFSILLFGGLFGFVGMIIAVPTFAVFYSVVSRLVNRSLTKKDLSLKTVDYYDLERIDENKKTYMR from the coding sequence ATGAAAGAGACAAAATTTCGGAATTATTTATGCTGGGGAGTCACAGCACTTTCCGTTATTGCCTTGAGCATAACCTTTGCCTTTTTCCTTTCCAGATTCCAGGCTGTGAAAGGTACGGTAAAAATAATTGTGGGGATTCTTATGCCTGTCATTTACGGGGCAGTCCTCGCATATCTTTTACTGCCGGTATATAACAAGTCCAGAGACATTACGGTACGCCTGTTTTCTTCCAGATGGAAAAATGGGAATGGGGTGAAGTCCATATCCCGGGCCGCGGCAACTGTGGTCAGCTTAATTTTTCTGTTTGTGATAGTAGTCGGACTTTTCTGGATGATCATCCCCCAGATCTATACAAGTGTCATGGGACTCCAGGAATCATTGGGCGAGAATATGAACGATCTGGCCCTGTGGCTTCAGAATATGCTTGAGGATAATCCTTCTGTAGAACGGGCGGTCATACCCATATACGACCGGCTGACAGGCCAACTGCAAAATTGGATGACCTCTGATCTGGTCCCCAACATGTCCATGTTGATCGGCAGCCTTTCCAGCGGACTGCTAAGCGTGGTACTGGTTCTAAAGAATATACTGATCGGTATAATCGTAATGGTTTATCTCCTGAACATAAAAGGAACGCTTTCTGCTCAGGGCAAAAAAATCATTTACAGTATATTTCCTATTAAAACGGCTAACCAGGCAATCGATGAAATCCGTTTTGTTCACCGGGTGTTCGGCGGGTTCATAACGGGAAAGATTTTAGATTCCCTGATTATCGGGATTATGTGCTTTTTTCTTTTGAACGCTATGAATATGCCTTACACACTGTTAGTAAGCGTGATTGTGGGCGTAACCAATGTGATTCCCTTTTTTGGTCCGTTTATCGGAGCTATTCCCAGTGCATTTTTAATCCTGCTGGTCAGCCCTATTAAGTGTCTGTATTTCCTGATATTCATTCTTTTGCTCCAGCAGTTTGACGGAAATATCCTGGGTCCGAAAATATTGGGACAATCCACGGGGCTTCCCAGCTTTTGGGTGCTGTTTTCAATCCTGCTTTTTGGCGGACTGTTTGGTTTTGTGGGAATGATCATTGCGGTGCCGACCTTTGCAGTGTTTTACAGTGTCGTTTCGAGGCTGGTAAACCGTTCCCTTACGAAAAAGGATCTCTCCCTTAAAACGGTGGACTATTATGATCTGGAGCGGATTGATGAAAACAAAAAAACTTATATGAGATAA
- a CDS encoding phosphoenolpyruvate carboxykinase (ATP), with the protein MSTKAYYPINEIGKGQPGFATTRSIIEAPFYGNNVIKVNTLREAYELAKNSPGTVVTDMPVYRGEEFGLDKDAKVLLFNDGAITGRYATARRIAGEPGVNCGALDKVVMDAVYETRWKTMYHAEVYAGLDPEFMVKVHLLIPEGEENILYNWMLNFQYMSDEYAKMYKASKPVGDGKEADIYIFSDPQWNGSDRPGVDLSCLSDPKCLCYFNTDQNCAAILGMRYFGEHKKGTLTMVWALANRNGYASCHGGQKEYNLTDGSKYVASVFGLSGSGKSTITHAKHGGKYDVTVLHDDAFIINTDTCSSVAIEPTYFDKTQDYPTGCEDNKYLLTAQNCSCTLDEYGKIQLVTEDIRNGNGRAIKSKLWSPNRVDKIEAPVNAIFWIMKDPTIPPVVKLKGASLASVMGATLATKRSSAERLAPGADPNALVVVPYANPFRTYPLANDYEKFKKLVEEKNVDCYIINTGDFMGKKVQPKDTLGILEAIVDKTAQFKQWGPFSDIEIFEWEGFVPDLHDASYAEQLKARMEDRVKFVANTASVKEGYDKLPDDALAALQKIVEELK; encoded by the coding sequence ATGTCAACAAAAGCATATTATCCAATCAATGAAATTGGAAAAGGCCAACCAGGTTTTGCAACTACGCGTTCGATCATTGAAGCTCCGTTTTATGGAAACAACGTAATTAAGGTTAATACACTTAGAGAGGCATATGAACTGGCTAAGAATTCACCAGGAACCGTGGTGACGGACATGCCTGTGTACAGGGGAGAGGAATTTGGCCTTGATAAAGATGCCAAGGTTCTCTTATTTAACGATGGTGCGATTACCGGACGTTATGCGACTGCAAGAAGAATCGCAGGAGAACCCGGTGTAAATTGCGGCGCTCTTGACAAAGTTGTTATGGACGCAGTTTATGAAACCCGTTGGAAAACAATGTATCATGCAGAGGTTTATGCCGGACTTGATCCTGAATTCATGGTGAAGGTACATCTCCTTATTCCGGAAGGTGAAGAAAATATTCTGTATAACTGGATGCTGAACTTCCAGTATATGTCTGATGAGTATGCGAAAATGTATAAAGCTTCTAAACCAGTCGGCGACGGAAAAGAAGCAGATATCTATATCTTCTCTGATCCTCAGTGGAATGGTTCCGACCGTCCTGGAGTAGATCTGTCCTGCTTAAGCGATCCTAAATGTTTATGCTACTTTAATACGGACCAGAACTGTGCTGCAATCCTGGGTATGAGATACTTCGGTGAGCACAAAAAAGGTACCCTTACTATGGTATGGGCTCTTGCTAACCGCAACGGATATGCTTCCTGCCACGGCGGACAGAAAGAATATAACTTGACTGATGGTTCCAAATATGTTGCATCTGTATTTGGTTTATCCGGCTCAGGAAAATCCACCATCACTCATGCAAAGCATGGCGGAAAATATGATGTTACCGTTCTCCATGACGATGCTTTCATCATCAATACCGATACCTGCTCATCTGTGGCAATAGAGCCTACATACTTTGATAAGACACAGGATTACCCGACCGGCTGTGAAGATAATAAATATCTCTTAACTGCCCAGAACTGTTCCTGTACCTTAGACGAATACGGAAAGATCCAGCTGGTAACAGAGGATATCAGAAACGGCAATGGACGTGCCATCAAATCAAAACTGTGGTCTCCCAACCGTGTGGATAAGATCGAAGCACCGGTTAATGCAATTTTCTGGATCATGAAGGATCCTACCATTCCGCCGGTAGTAAAATTAAAAGGCGCTTCCCTGGCCTCTGTTATGGGTGCAACTCTTGCAACAAAGAGATCATCAGCAGAAAGACTGGCACCGGGTGCTGATCCCAATGCTCTGGTGGTTGTTCCTTATGCCAATCCATTCAGAACCTATCCTCTGGCCAATGACTATGAGAAATTTAAAAAACTGGTAGAAGAGAAGAACGTAGATTGCTATATTATCAACACTGGTGATTTCATGGGCAAGAAGGTTCAGCCTAAGGATACCTTAGGCATCCTGGAAGCCATTGTGGATAAGACCGCCCAGTTCAAACAGTGGGGACCATTCTCTGACATCGAAATCTTTGAGTGGGAAGGATTTGTTCCGGACCTTCATGATGCCTCTTACGCAGAGCAGTTAAAGGCACGTATGGAAGACCGTGTGAAATTCGTTGCAAATACTGCATCTGTAAAGGAAGGCTATGATAAGCTTCCGGATGATGCCCTGGCAGCACTTCAGAAAATTGTTGAGGAATTAAAATAA
- a CDS encoding HAD family hydrolase: MNKEYLLFDLDGTLTDPKEGITKSVQYSLRHFGIEVENLDELCCFIGPPLKDSFMEYYGFSEEQAKKAIDIYREYFSEKGLYENKAYEGVLDVLQSLLKAGKKLYVASSKPEVFVRMILKHFELDSCFLFMGGADMDETRVKKADVIRYVLKECGITDLDKTVMIGDRKHDVLGAKETGIASVGVLYGYGSRQELTKAGADVLADTIFDLQNLL, from the coding sequence ATGAATAAAGAATATCTGTTGTTTGATTTAGATGGAACCCTTACGGACCCCAAAGAGGGCATAACGAAGTCTGTCCAGTATAGCCTCCGGCATTTTGGGATTGAGGTGGAGAATTTAGATGAGCTTTGCTGCTTTATCGGGCCGCCTTTAAAGGACAGCTTTATGGAGTATTATGGCTTTAGTGAGGAACAGGCAAAAAAGGCCATTGATATTTACCGGGAATATTTTTCAGAAAAAGGATTGTATGAAAATAAGGCCTATGAAGGCGTGCTGGATGTACTGCAGTCTCTTCTTAAGGCAGGGAAAAAGCTTTATGTGGCCTCCTCAAAGCCGGAAGTGTTTGTCCGGATGATCCTTAAACATTTTGAGCTGGATTCCTGTTTTTTATTTATGGGAGGTGCCGACATGGATGAAACCAGGGTAAAAAAAGCAGATGTGATACGTTATGTTTTAAAAGAATGCGGAATTACCGATTTGGACAAGACGGTGATGATCGGAGACAGGAAGCATGATGTTTTGGGGGCTAAAGAAACCGGAATTGCATCCGTAGGGGTGTTATATGGATATGGAAGCAGACAGGAGCTTACAAAAGCCGGAGCGGATGTTTTGGCAGATACAATTTTTGATTTGCAGAATCTGTTATAG
- a CDS encoding pectinesterase family protein: protein MIHISKDGTGDFTSIGEALRSLPTDHTEEQVLYIHKGFYEEQIAVTVPHVTFVGEDAESTILSYGLYARMTMEDGMKRGTFRTYSCLIDTHDFTAKNLTFENSAGIGTDVGQALALYADGDRLFFENCRFLGNQDTLFTGPLPPKEIEPNGFIGPKQHSPRINGRHYYKNCYLEGDIDFIFGSATAYFEGCTFFSKYTGIEISSYVTAASTPKGQEYGYVMANCRFEGNCPSDNAYLGRPWREYGKTVLINCFMDNHICKEGWHDWNKEAAHKHTFYGEYGSYGPGAEMEKRPDWIHRLTETDRKSFTKEAVLSGPDNWNP from the coding sequence ATGATTCATATTTCAAAAGATGGTACAGGAGATTTTACAAGCATTGGAGAGGCACTTCGTTCTCTTCCAACTGATCATACGGAGGAACAGGTCCTCTACATACACAAGGGTTTTTATGAAGAGCAGATAGCCGTAACGGTTCCTCATGTAACCTTTGTCGGGGAAGATGCAGAAAGCACCATACTCTCTTACGGCCTTTATGCCCGCATGACCATGGAGGATGGGATGAAGCGTGGCACCTTCCGCACCTATTCCTGCCTGATCGATACCCATGATTTTACCGCTAAGAATCTTACATTTGAAAACAGCGCGGGAATTGGCACCGATGTCGGACAGGCTTTGGCCCTTTATGCCGATGGAGACCGGTTGTTTTTTGAAAACTGTCGTTTCTTAGGAAACCAGGATACTCTTTTTACAGGTCCCCTTCCTCCAAAGGAAATCGAACCCAATGGTTTTATTGGACCAAAGCAGCATTCTCCCCGGATCAACGGCCGGCACTATTATAAAAACTGTTACTTAGAAGGGGACATTGACTTTATTTTCGGCAGCGCAACCGCTTATTTTGAAGGCTGCACCTTCTTTTCCAAATATACGGGGATTGAGATCAGCAGCTATGTAACTGCCGCCTCTACTCCAAAAGGACAGGAATATGGCTATGTCATGGCAAATTGCCGCTTTGAGGGCAACTGCCCTTCTGACAACGCTTACCTTGGTCGTCCATGGAGAGAGTATGGGAAAACCGTGCTGATAAACTGCTTTATGGATAATCATATCTGCAAAGAAGGCTGGCATGACTGGAACAAGGAAGCTGCCCATAAACATACCTTCTACGGCGAATATGGCAGTTACGGCCCTGGTGCCGAGATGGAAAAACGGCCGGACTGGATTCACCGGCTGACAGAAACTGATCGTAAAAGTTTCACAAAAGAAGCAGTCCTGTCCGGTCCGGACAACTGGAATCCATAA
- a CDS encoding HPr family phosphocarrier protein, translating into MKKVEIGFWGVESILEFVSIAGACKEKINLACGDRTVNAKSLLSVLSLATAEGLELIIHEDSSDSLLRLLELYVEHGRLLGSKHIAV; encoded by the coding sequence ATGAAAAAGGTGGAGATCGGATTCTGGGGAGTTGAGTCCATCCTGGAATTTGTCTCAATTGCGGGAGCGTGTAAAGAAAAAATAAATTTGGCCTGCGGAGATAGAACGGTAAACGCAAAATCGTTGCTTTCTGTGCTGTCTTTGGCCACTGCGGAAGGGTTGGAACTGATCATTCATGAAGACTCCAGCGACTCTCTTTTAAGACTTCTGGAACTGTATGTAGAGCACGGAAGACTTCTTGGCAGCAAACATATTGCTGTCTGA